The following are encoded in a window of Mycobacteroides chelonae CCUG 47445 genomic DNA:
- the dapE gene encoding succinyl-diaminopimelate desuccinylase, with protein MALELAGDPITLTAALVDIPSESRHEAQIADAVEVALREQTTGFEVIRNGDAVLARTDYGHNTRVMLAGHLDTVPAADNVPSRWERNEDGDILFGCGTVDMKSGDAVFLHLAATVTPRVDLTLVFYDCEEIESSANGLGRIERELPEWLDADLAILGEPTAGLIEAGCQGTLRVVIRAAGTRAHSARSWLGDNAIHKLGAVLDRLAAYRARVVDIDGCEYREGLSAVRIDGGVAGNVIPDAAAVTVNFRFAPDRSPDQALVHVREVFDGLDVDIELTDAAAGALPGLDRPAAAELIGAAGGVVRAKYGWTDVSRFAARGIAAVNYGPGDPNLAHTRGEHVPVQQITDVAAVLRRYLSA; from the coding sequence GTGGCGCTTGAACTCGCTGGTGACCCGATAACCCTGACGGCTGCCCTGGTAGACATCCCCAGTGAGTCTCGGCACGAAGCGCAGATCGCTGACGCCGTCGAGGTTGCGCTGCGGGAACAGACGACCGGATTCGAGGTCATACGCAACGGCGACGCGGTGCTGGCCCGCACCGATTACGGTCACAACACCCGGGTGATGCTGGCCGGACACCTCGACACCGTGCCCGCCGCCGACAACGTACCGAGCCGCTGGGAACGGAACGAGGACGGCGACATCTTGTTCGGGTGCGGCACCGTGGACATGAAATCCGGTGATGCGGTCTTCCTGCACTTAGCCGCCACCGTGACACCCCGTGTCGACCTGACCTTGGTGTTCTACGACTGCGAGGAGATCGAGTCCTCGGCCAACGGGCTGGGGCGTATCGAACGCGAACTACCCGAGTGGCTCGATGCCGACCTTGCGATCCTCGGCGAACCCACCGCCGGTCTCATCGAGGCGGGTTGCCAGGGCACATTGCGCGTGGTGATCCGGGCCGCCGGTACCCGCGCGCATTCGGCGCGATCCTGGCTGGGGGACAACGCCATTCACAAGCTCGGCGCCGTCCTGGACCGGCTCGCCGCATATCGGGCGCGCGTCGTCGACATCGACGGCTGCGAGTATCGGGAGGGGCTGTCCGCGGTGCGGATCGATGGCGGAGTTGCCGGGAACGTCATCCCAGACGCGGCCGCCGTCACCGTCAATTTCCGGTTCGCCCCCGACCGCAGCCCCGATCAGGCGCTCGTCCACGTGCGGGAGGTCTTCGACGGACTCGACGTCGACATCGAACTGACCGACGCCGCCGCCGGGGCCCTGCCCGGCCTGGACCGCCCGGCCGCCGCCGAATTGATCGGTGCGGCTGGGGGAGTGGTGCGCGCAAAGTACGGCTGGACCGATGTGTCCCGGTTCGCGGCACGAGGGATCGCCGCGGTCAACTATGGGCCGGGTGACCCCAACCTGGCGCATACCCGAGGTGAACACGTGCCGGTACAGCAGATCACCGACGTGGCCGCGGTACTGCGGCGCTACCTCAGCGCGTGA
- a CDS encoding AraC family transcriptional regulator: MLISRHLTGVMSLSGGQRIDRHWHEVHQIVYPASGVIAVTTDDGTWIAPPNRALWIPAGAGHEHRFYGPTEFHSVAFDPEKYPVELKAPTVIAVSPLLRELIITCSVPCDLPQEEVTRMEVVLIDQLRRSPEQALKLPIPRDQRLAEACALVEDDLTQVWTVAELGRRVGASERTLTRLFRTDMGMTYPQWRTQIRLHHALRLLAEGRPVTYVAHQCGWATPSAFIDVYRRILGQTPGTYAAPVTR; this comes from the coding sequence GTGTTGATTAGCCGCCATCTCACCGGAGTGATGTCGTTGAGCGGCGGGCAACGCATCGACCGCCACTGGCACGAGGTGCATCAAATTGTGTATCCCGCCTCCGGTGTCATCGCGGTGACGACGGACGACGGCACCTGGATCGCACCCCCGAATCGCGCGCTGTGGATACCCGCCGGTGCTGGTCACGAACATCGCTTTTACGGCCCCACCGAGTTTCATTCCGTGGCCTTCGATCCGGAGAAGTACCCGGTAGAACTGAAAGCTCCGACCGTCATCGCGGTGTCCCCGCTGCTGCGGGAGCTGATCATCACGTGTTCGGTTCCCTGTGACCTACCCCAGGAGGAGGTCACGCGGATGGAGGTCGTTCTCATCGACCAGCTGCGGCGCAGTCCGGAGCAGGCGCTGAAGTTGCCCATCCCGCGTGATCAGCGGTTGGCCGAGGCGTGTGCGCTGGTGGAGGACGATCTGACGCAGGTGTGGACCGTGGCCGAACTGGGGCGACGGGTAGGTGCCAGTGAGCGCACGCTGACCCGGTTGTTCCGCACCGACATGGGCATGACGTACCCGCAGTGGCGCACGCAGATCCGTCTTCATCACGCGTTGCGACTGCTCGCGGAGGGGCGGCCCGTCACCTACGTGGCGCATCAGTGTGGTTGGGCCACACCGAGTGCGTTCATCGACGTGTACCGGCGCATCCTCGGCCAGACACCGGGAACGTACGCCGCACCGGTCACGCGCTGA
- a CDS encoding TIGR03564 family F420-dependent LLM class oxidoreductase encodes MKLGVAIGRPLSVQTDTNLVEAFIAHGRKVTDAGVGTLWLGQMYHYDAITVAAVIGQAIPPEKLSTVGVSVIPINPRHPIEVSAAAQTAQAASHGRFQLGLGLGAPVIEGPSYGLHVDKPIRRLREYLTTLRQLLDTGTADFHGETLTVAPKFTTAQPGGENIPVLVAAMAPQALRATGELADGTIPLHAGPRALSRQIVPVIDAAAEQAGRPRPRVIAGVAVVVTSDPARVRALAIEDMAFYENIPSYRKVLDAEGVRHTGELAIIGDEEHVAGELRRYFDAGATEVFASHTELGGPEDEARTLALLGELSRGN; translated from the coding sequence GTGAAACTCGGAGTGGCGATCGGCCGACCTCTCAGTGTTCAGACCGACACCAACCTGGTCGAGGCGTTCATCGCGCACGGGCGCAAAGTCACCGATGCCGGCGTCGGGACGCTGTGGCTGGGGCAGATGTATCACTATGACGCGATCACCGTGGCCGCGGTGATCGGGCAGGCGATACCCCCGGAAAAGCTGAGCACTGTGGGGGTTTCGGTGATCCCCATCAATCCGCGTCACCCCATCGAGGTATCGGCGGCCGCACAGACAGCCCAGGCCGCCAGCCACGGGAGATTTCAGCTCGGGCTGGGGCTCGGCGCGCCGGTAATCGAGGGGCCGAGCTATGGCCTGCACGTGGACAAGCCGATACGCCGCCTCCGCGAATACCTCACCACACTCCGCCAGCTGCTCGACACCGGAACCGCCGACTTTCACGGCGAGACCCTCACGGTCGCACCGAAATTCACCACCGCGCAGCCAGGCGGCGAGAACATCCCCGTGTTGGTCGCGGCCATGGCCCCACAGGCGCTGCGGGCCACCGGCGAGCTGGCCGACGGCACGATTCCGCTGCACGCCGGACCGCGAGCGCTCAGCCGGCAGATCGTTCCCGTCATCGATGCGGCCGCCGAGCAGGCCGGGCGGCCACGCCCGCGTGTCATCGCCGGTGTCGCCGTCGTGGTTACCTCCGATCCGGCACGGGTCCGGGCGCTTGCCATCGAGGACATGGCGTTCTACGAGAACATCCCGTCATATCGGAAAGTGCTTGATGCCGAGGGGGTTCGGCACACCGGGGAGCTGGCGATCATCGGCGACGAGGAGCATGTGGCTGGCGAGCTGCGGCGATACTTCGATGCGGGAGCCACCGAAGTGTTCGCAAGCCACACCGAGTTGGGTGGACCGGAAGACGAGGCCCGCACGCTGGCGCTACTGGGTGAGTTGTCCCGCGGGAATTGA
- a CDS encoding TIGR00730 family Rossman fold protein gives MPESTEPQLHGPVQLRRDRCENTTADQRLLDTRDTTTWTHTDPWRVLRIQGEFVEGFDALAETPKAVTVFGSARTKQDSPEYQLGRELGVALVKAGYAVITGGGPGAMEAANRGASESGGYSVGLGIELPFEQGLNEWVDLGINFRYFFVRKTMFVKYAQAFVCLPGGFGTLDELFEALTLVQTRKVTRFPIILLGTEYWSGLLDWIRGTMLPAGKIGEQDIALLSVTDSIDEAVAAIVQAEAVNGKGSHR, from the coding sequence GTGCCAGAAAGTACCGAACCCCAACTGCATGGACCGGTTCAGCTGCGTCGTGATCGGTGTGAGAACACCACCGCCGACCAACGTCTGCTGGACACCCGCGACACCACCACCTGGACGCACACCGATCCGTGGCGGGTGCTGCGCATTCAGGGCGAGTTCGTGGAGGGCTTCGATGCGCTCGCGGAAACCCCTAAAGCGGTAACGGTTTTCGGCTCGGCCAGAACGAAGCAGGACTCACCCGAATATCAGCTCGGGCGGGAGCTGGGTGTTGCCCTGGTCAAGGCGGGGTATGCCGTCATCACCGGTGGCGGACCGGGCGCCATGGAGGCCGCGAACCGTGGTGCGAGCGAATCGGGCGGCTACTCGGTGGGCCTGGGCATCGAGCTGCCGTTCGAGCAGGGCCTCAACGAATGGGTGGACCTGGGCATCAACTTCCGCTATTTCTTCGTCCGCAAGACCATGTTCGTCAAGTACGCACAGGCCTTCGTCTGTCTGCCCGGTGGATTCGGCACCCTCGACGAACTCTTCGAGGCGCTCACCCTGGTGCAGACCCGCAAGGTCACGCGGTTCCCGATCATCCTGCTGGGCACCGAGTACTGGTCGGGCCTGCTCGATTGGATCCGCGGGACGATGCTGCCCGCGGGCAAGATCGGTGAGCAGGACATCGCACTGCTCTCGGTCACCGACAGCATCGACGAAGCGGTGGCGGCCATCGTGCAGGCCGAGGCGGTCAACGGGAAGGGGAGTCACCGATGA
- a CDS encoding TIGR00730 family Rossman fold protein, with the protein MSLSVCVYCASGPRHPELLDLATRLGTAIAERGWTLVSGGGNVSAMGAVAQAARAAGGRTIGVIPKTLVHREVADTDADELVVTTTMRERKQIMEDRSDAFITLPGGIGTLEEVFETWTAGYLGLHQKPVVLLDPDGHYTGLLRWLDELQDKGYVAAHARDRLLVHTDIAAALDACRPTD; encoded by the coding sequence ATGAGTTTGTCGGTCTGTGTGTACTGCGCGTCGGGCCCCCGCCACCCCGAACTGCTGGATCTAGCCACTCGTCTGGGCACCGCCATCGCCGAACGCGGCTGGACGCTGGTGTCCGGGGGCGGCAACGTCTCGGCCATGGGCGCCGTGGCACAGGCGGCGCGAGCCGCCGGTGGACGCACCATCGGGGTCATTCCCAAGACACTCGTACATCGAGAGGTCGCCGATACCGACGCCGATGAGCTCGTCGTCACCACCACCATGCGCGAACGCAAGCAGATCATGGAGGACCGATCCGACGCCTTCATCACCCTGCCCGGCGGGATCGGCACGCTGGAAGAGGTTTTCGAGACCTGGACCGCCGGCTATCTGGGGTTACACCAGAAGCCAGTGGTGTTGCTGGACCCCGACGGTCACTACACCGGGCTGCTGCGCTGGCTCGATGAACTCCAGGACAAGGGTTACGTGGCCGCACACGCGCGGGACAGGCTACTGGTGCACACCGATATCGCCGCCGCACTCGACGCGTGCAGGCCAACGGATTGA
- the fadD6 gene encoding long-chain-acyl-CoA synthetase FadD6 → MSASSAIPSNPRDRVHLTEVLAQLPGMAWDLPILARGIISGIKSNPKGRWSIGALFAERAAKHADRVFLRFEGTDITYAQANATANRYAATLASHGVGRGDVVGIMLRNSPQTVLLMLATVKLGAIAGMLNYNQRGHVLAHSIGLLDSKLLISEADFVEPINESGANVISLLTGDELDRASVLAPTTNPAATDAVMTKDRAFYIFTSGTTGLPKASVMTHYRWLRGMSGVGDMALRLRPSDVLYSCLPLYHNNALTLAVSTTINAGATLAIGKSFSVSRFWDEVIASRATAFIYIGELCRYLLNQPPKPTDRQHKVRVIIGNGLRPELWGEFTHRFGIKRVCEFYSASESNTAFVNALNIDRTVGICPMPIAYVKYDIETGEPLRNSKGHLTKVGAGEAGLLISKVTSLAPFDGYTDPTASEKKLVRDAFKKGDTWFNTGDLMRNLGWGHAAFGDRLGDTFRWKGENVATTEVEGALHHADAIEEATVFGVEVPGTDGRAGMAAIKLHDGAEFDPKALSDIVYQYLPAYALPLFVRIVDTLEHTTTFKSRKVELREQAYGEAVTDPLYVLAGRAEGYVPFYPDYAGEVAGGQRPKA, encoded by the coding sequence ATGTCCGCAAGCAGCGCCATTCCGTCGAATCCCCGGGATCGGGTTCACCTGACCGAGGTATTGGCGCAGCTGCCGGGCATGGCCTGGGACCTGCCGATTCTGGCGCGCGGCATCATCAGCGGTATCAAGTCCAACCCCAAGGGCCGTTGGTCGATCGGGGCGCTCTTCGCCGAACGCGCCGCCAAGCACGCCGACCGCGTCTTCCTGCGGTTCGAGGGCACCGACATCACCTACGCGCAGGCGAACGCCACCGCCAACCGGTACGCCGCCACGCTGGCCTCGCACGGCGTGGGTCGCGGTGACGTCGTCGGCATCATGCTGCGCAACTCGCCGCAGACCGTGCTGCTGATGCTCGCCACCGTGAAGCTCGGTGCCATCGCCGGAATGCTCAACTACAACCAGCGCGGACACGTGCTGGCGCACAGCATCGGACTGCTCGACTCCAAACTGCTGATCAGCGAGGCCGACTTCGTCGAGCCGATCAACGAATCCGGCGCCAACGTCATCTCCCTGCTCACCGGCGACGAGCTGGACCGGGCCTCGGTGCTCGCGCCCACCACCAATCCCGCCGCCACCGACGCGGTGATGACCAAGGACCGGGCGTTCTACATCTTCACCTCCGGAACCACCGGCCTGCCCAAAGCCAGTGTGATGACGCACTATCGGTGGCTGCGCGGTATGTCCGGAGTCGGCGACATGGCATTGCGGCTGCGTCCCAGCGACGTGCTGTACAGCTGTCTGCCGCTGTACCACAACAACGCGCTGACCCTCGCCGTATCGACCACCATCAACGCCGGCGCCACGCTGGCGATCGGCAAGTCGTTCTCGGTGTCGCGTTTCTGGGACGAGGTCATCGCCAGCCGCGCAACCGCTTTCATCTACATCGGCGAGCTGTGCCGTTACCTGCTCAACCAGCCGCCCAAGCCCACCGATCGCCAGCACAAGGTGCGCGTCATCATCGGTAACGGGCTCCGGCCCGAGCTGTGGGGCGAGTTCACCCACCGTTTCGGCATCAAGCGGGTCTGCGAGTTCTACTCGGCCAGCGAGTCCAACACCGCGTTCGTCAACGCGCTCAACATCGACCGCACCGTCGGTATCTGCCCGATGCCCATCGCCTACGTCAAGTACGACATCGAGACCGGAGAGCCGCTCCGCAACTCGAAGGGCCACCTGACGAAGGTCGGTGCGGGCGAGGCGGGTCTGCTGATCAGCAAGGTCACCAGCCTGGCGCCGTTCGACGGGTACACCGATCCGACGGCCTCGGAGAAGAAGCTGGTGCGTGACGCCTTCAAGAAGGGCGACACCTGGTTCAACACAGGCGATCTGATGCGCAACCTGGGCTGGGGACACGCGGCCTTCGGTGACCGACTCGGCGATACCTTCCGGTGGAAGGGTGAGAATGTCGCGACCACCGAGGTGGAAGGCGCCCTCCACCACGCCGATGCCATCGAGGAGGCCACGGTGTTCGGCGTCGAGGTACCGGGTACCGACGGCCGCGCCGGGATGGCCGCCATCAAGCTGCACGACGGCGCCGAGTTCGATCCAAAGGCATTGAGCGACATCGTGTATCAGTACCTGCCTGCCTACGCGCTGCCACTTTTCGTCAGGATCGTCGACACCCTGGAGCACACCACCACCTTCAAGAGCCGCAAGGTGGAGCTGCGCGAACAGGCATACGGGGAGGCCGTGACCGATCCGCTGTACGTGCTCGCCGGGCGCGCCGAGGGTTATGTGCCGTTCTATCCGGACTACGCAGGCGAGGTCGCGGGCGGCCAGCGTCCCAAGGCATAG
- a CDS encoding HNH endonuclease, giving the protein MGVSRRVRASRRRQRRVKLADNDLTDEQWLTLVEAWGGCAYCGATGTALQRDCVQAISRGGRYTLSNVVPACPSCNASKCNAEVTSWMRRKRLDETAFLRRYVEISAAG; this is encoded by the coding sequence GTGGGAGTCAGTCGACGAGTACGCGCCTCGCGGCGCCGTCAACGTCGGGTGAAGCTTGCCGACAACGACCTCACCGACGAGCAGTGGCTGACGCTCGTGGAGGCCTGGGGTGGCTGCGCCTATTGCGGAGCGACCGGCACAGCGCTGCAACGCGACTGTGTGCAGGCGATCTCCCGCGGTGGCCGGTACACGCTGTCCAACGTGGTGCCGGCCTGCCCGTCCTGCAATGCGAGTAAATGCAATGCCGAGGTGACCAGCTGGATGCGGCGCAAACGGCTCGACGAGACCGCCTTCCTGCGTCGCTACGTGGAGATCTCAGCAGCGGGCTAG
- a CDS encoding NAD-dependent epimerase/dehydratase family protein, translating to MGAKRFLVTGSSGHLGEALVRTLRRGGADIVGIDIAAGPVTDIVGSIADRAVVTEAMAGVTSVLHTATLHKPHVGSHTRADFVETNIEGTLALLEESVAVGVTGFVYTSTTSAFGHALVGTQEAAWITEDVASVPKNIYGATKTAAEDIAHVVHQGCGLPIIVLRTSRFFPEQDDNDAVRARYSDANVKANEYLYRRVDLADVVEAHLLAAERAPDIGWAKYVVSATTPFSRTDIAPLRIDATAVVAHRFPEQPNLYAAHGWSMFPTIDRVYVNTRARTELGWTPRYDYRHILDCLAAEEDFRSPLAREIGAKGYHDEPTGVYTAG from the coding sequence ATGGGCGCAAAGCGATTCCTGGTCACTGGATCCTCGGGCCATCTGGGGGAGGCACTGGTCCGCACCCTGCGCCGGGGCGGGGCCGACATCGTCGGCATCGACATCGCGGCCGGCCCAGTCACGGACATCGTCGGGTCGATCGCCGACCGCGCGGTTGTCACCGAGGCGATGGCCGGGGTGACGTCGGTGCTGCACACCGCAACCCTGCACAAACCGCATGTGGGTTCGCATACGCGGGCCGACTTCGTCGAGACCAACATCGAGGGCACACTCGCGCTCTTGGAAGAGTCCGTCGCCGTGGGCGTGACCGGATTTGTCTACACGAGCACCACCAGTGCATTCGGACACGCGCTGGTAGGAACCCAGGAGGCCGCCTGGATCACCGAGGACGTGGCGTCGGTGCCCAAGAACATCTATGGCGCCACCAAGACCGCCGCGGAAGACATCGCGCATGTGGTGCATCAGGGCTGCGGCTTGCCGATCATCGTGCTGCGCACTTCGCGATTCTTCCCCGAGCAGGACGACAACGATGCGGTCCGGGCCCGCTACTCCGATGCGAACGTGAAGGCCAACGAATACCTCTATCGCCGGGTGGATCTGGCCGACGTCGTCGAGGCGCACCTACTGGCGGCCGAACGCGCCCCCGACATCGGCTGGGCCAAGTACGTGGTCTCGGCGACCACGCCCTTCTCCCGCACCGATATCGCGCCGCTGCGCATCGACGCAACGGCGGTGGTGGCTCATCGCTTCCCCGAGCAGCCCAATCTGTATGCGGCGCACGGCTGGTCGATGTTCCCGACGATCGACCGGGTCTACGTCAACACTAGGGCTCGGACCGAACTGGGCTGGACGCCTCGCTACGACTATCGCCACATCCTCGATTGCCTTGCCGCAGAGGAGGATTTTCGCAGTCCCTTGGCTCGCGAGATCGGCGCCAAGGGCTACCACGACGAACCGACAGGTGTGTACACCGCGGGCTAG
- the folP gene encoding dihydropteroate synthase — protein MHETFCGRPVRTDRALIMAIVNRTPDSFYDRGATFTDEAAQVAVRKAVADGADVVDIGGVKAGPGETVDAEAEIARVVPFIEWVRSAHPDLLISIDTWRTEVAEKACAAGADLINDTWAGADPELPAVAAAHGAGLVCSHTGGAVPRTRPYRVNYGTEVNGVVHAVISEVTAAAERAVALGVSKDSILIDPTHDFGKNTFHGLALLRHVNDLVNTGWPVLMALSNKDFIGETLGVGLTERLEGTLAATALAAAAGARMFRVHEVGPTRRTLEMVGSIVGTRPPARTVRGLA, from the coding sequence GTGCATGAGACGTTTTGTGGACGGCCGGTCCGCACCGATCGTGCCCTCATCATGGCGATCGTCAACCGCACGCCGGACTCCTTCTACGACCGGGGTGCCACCTTCACCGACGAGGCCGCACAGGTCGCTGTGCGTAAAGCGGTGGCCGACGGCGCCGATGTGGTGGACATCGGTGGCGTCAAGGCCGGCCCTGGCGAGACCGTCGATGCCGAGGCCGAGATCGCACGGGTGGTGCCGTTCATCGAATGGGTGCGCAGTGCCCATCCTGACCTGCTGATCAGCATCGACACCTGGCGCACCGAGGTCGCGGAGAAGGCCTGCGCGGCAGGCGCCGACCTCATCAACGACACCTGGGCCGGCGCCGACCCCGAGCTACCCGCAGTGGCTGCCGCCCATGGCGCCGGACTGGTTTGCTCACATACCGGTGGCGCGGTGCCGCGCACCCGGCCCTATCGGGTGAACTACGGGACCGAGGTGAACGGTGTGGTCCATGCCGTCATCTCCGAGGTGACCGCGGCCGCCGAACGCGCGGTGGCTCTCGGGGTGTCGAAGGACTCGATTCTGATCGATCCGACGCATGACTTCGGCAAAAACACCTTCCACGGGCTCGCTTTGTTGCGCCACGTAAACGATCTCGTTAATACCGGGTGGCCGGTGCTGATGGCATTGAGCAACAAGGATTTCATCGGGGAGACTCTTGGTGTGGGACTGACGGAACGACTCGAAGGCACTCTCGCCGCTACCGCGCTGGCGGCGGCGGCCGGTGCCCGCATGTTCCGGGTGCACGAAGTCGGGCCCACACGCCGCACGCTGGAAATGGTGGGCTCCATCGTCGGAACCCGCCCACCGGCGCGAACAGTGAGGGGGTTGGCATGA
- a CDS encoding glucosyl-3-phosphoglycerate synthase — translation MTHQLDGAVGIDPSWLETHSWNRPDWTVEQLIAAKKGRTVSVVLPALNEQETVAAVVDTISPLLGGLVDELIVLDSGSTDDTAIRAVAAGARVVSREQALPEVPPNPGKGEVLWRSVAATTGDVIAFVDSDLIDPDPMFVPHLLGPLLLGQGVHLVKGFYRRPLKVSGSEDANGGGRVTELVARPMLAALRPELSCVVQPLGGEYAGTRELLSSVPFAPGYGVEIGLLIDTYDRLGLNAIAQVNLGVRSHRNRPLVELGVMSRQVMASMLSRCGIPDSGVGITQFFADGDGFTPRSSTVSLEDRPPMNTLR, via the coding sequence ATGACCCATCAACTAGACGGAGCAGTTGGTATCGATCCGAGCTGGCTGGAAACGCACAGTTGGAACCGGCCCGATTGGACCGTCGAGCAGCTCATCGCCGCGAAGAAGGGCCGCACCGTTTCGGTGGTCCTGCCCGCGCTCAATGAGCAGGAGACGGTCGCCGCGGTCGTCGACACCATCAGCCCGCTGCTGGGCGGTCTGGTAGACGAGCTGATCGTGCTCGACTCGGGCTCCACCGATGACACCGCGATCCGGGCCGTGGCCGCGGGTGCGCGCGTGGTCAGTCGCGAACAGGCGCTGCCTGAGGTGCCGCCCAACCCGGGCAAGGGCGAAGTGCTGTGGCGGTCGGTGGCCGCGACCACCGGCGACGTGATCGCCTTCGTCGACTCCGATCTGATCGATCCCGATCCGATGTTCGTGCCGCACCTGCTCGGCCCGCTGTTGTTAGGTCAGGGTGTCCACCTGGTCAAGGGCTTCTATCGGCGTCCGCTCAAGGTCAGCGGGTCCGAGGACGCCAACGGTGGTGGGCGGGTGACCGAACTGGTGGCCCGGCCCATGCTTGCCGCTCTCCGGCCCGAACTGAGCTGTGTGGTGCAGCCGCTGGGCGGTGAGTACGCCGGCACTCGGGAGCTGCTGTCCTCGGTGCCCTTCGCGCCCGGATACGGCGTCGAGATCGGCCTACTGATCGACACGTACGACCGACTCGGACTCAATGCCATCGCCCAGGTGAACCTGGGCGTGCGCAGCCATCGCAACCGGCCGCTGGTCGAGCTCGGGGTGATGAGTCGTCAGGTGATGGCCAGCATGCTGTCGCGGTGCGGGATTCCGGACTCAGGGGTGGGTATCACCCAGTTCTTCGCCGACGGTGACGGGTTCACCCCGCGCAGCTCCACGGTGTCGCTGGAGGACCGCCCGCCGATGAACACCCTGCGCTGA
- a CDS encoding pyridoxamine 5'-phosphate oxidase family protein, producing MTSWQEFTQQAPSISDVFARRHHATRNLCFLSTLRRSGAPRISPMEPRIFEGRLIVGGMPATAKLADLARDPRFELHTATTDTRISQGDAKVWGTVHDEQDLDLHAAFAEHLYATIGFDLRGRRFAPFYVADIEGASAVRLDDDHMIVTVWSPTKGEREIPKT from the coding sequence ATGACCTCCTGGCAAGAGTTCACCCAGCAGGCGCCGTCGATCTCCGATGTGTTCGCGCGCCGACACCACGCGACGCGCAATCTGTGTTTTCTCTCGACGCTGCGCCGCAGTGGCGCCCCACGGATCAGCCCGATGGAACCCCGCATCTTCGAGGGCAGGCTGATCGTCGGCGGTATGCCCGCCACCGCCAAGCTCGCGGACCTTGCCCGCGACCCTCGCTTCGAGCTGCACACGGCCACCACCGATACCCGCATCAGCCAGGGTGACGCCAAGGTCTGGGGCACCGTGCACGACGAGCAGGATCTCGACCTGCACGCCGCGTTCGCCGAGCATCTCTACGCCACAATCGGATTCGATCTGCGCGGCCGCCGGTTCGCGCCGTTCTACGTCGCAGACATCGAGGGAGCCTCGGCCGTCCGACTCGACGACGACCACATGATCGTCACTGTCTGGTCGCCCACCAAAGGTGAGCGCGAGATCCCGAAGACCTGA
- a CDS encoding DivIVA domain-containing protein, whose protein sequence is MTFALTYLLVLVAVAAVLFVLGSILFGRGEELPALPKGTTATVLPAEDVAGADVDAVKFSLVFRGYKASEVDWVLDRLARQIDELRAELDEAQGARAGIEANAE, encoded by the coding sequence GTGACGTTCGCACTGACATATCTGCTGGTTCTCGTCGCGGTGGCCGCCGTGCTGTTCGTGCTGGGCTCGATACTGTTCGGCCGCGGGGAGGAGTTGCCGGCGCTCCCCAAGGGCACCACCGCGACAGTCCTGCCCGCCGAGGATGTGGCCGGTGCCGATGTAGACGCCGTCAAGTTCTCATTGGTCTTCCGCGGGTACAAAGCCAGCGAGGTTGATTGGGTGCTGGACCGGCTTGCCCGCCAAATCGACGAGCTGCGCGCCGAGCTCGACGAGGCGCAGGGCGCCCGGGCCGGCATCGAAGCCAATGCCGAATAA
- a CDS encoding DNA-3-methyladenine glycosylase I, with translation MPNKEPSRCSWAADPPGSTLYADYHDNEWGRPLYGRDALFERLCLEAFQSGLAWITILRKREGFRRAFDGFTPEKVARYGDKDVARLMADADIVRNRAKIESAISNARVVLDLDTDLSDLLWSFAPKRRARPQRLSDVPAVTDESIAMAKELKRRGFRFVGPTTAYALMQATGMVDDHVRSCWVPRAETAPSGRSS, from the coding sequence ATGCCGAATAAGGAGCCCTCCCGCTGCTCCTGGGCCGCCGATCCGCCCGGGTCGACGTTGTACGCCGACTATCACGACAATGAGTGGGGACGCCCGCTGTACGGGCGCGACGCCTTGTTCGAGCGGCTGTGCTTGGAGGCCTTCCAGAGCGGGCTGGCGTGGATCACCATCTTGCGCAAACGTGAGGGGTTCCGTCGTGCGTTCGACGGCTTCACACCGGAGAAGGTTGCCCGGTACGGCGACAAGGACGTGGCGCGGCTGATGGCCGATGCCGACATCGTGCGGAACCGCGCCAAGATCGAGTCGGCCATATCCAATGCCCGCGTCGTCCTCGATTTGGACACCGATCTTTCAGACCTGTTGTGGTCGTTTGCGCCGAAACGCCGCGCCCGGCCGCAGCGTCTTTCCGACGTGCCCGCAGTGACCGATGAGAGCATTGCGATGGCCAAAGAACTCAAACGCCGGGGGTTCCGTTTTGTAGGCCCTACCACGGCATATGCCCTGATGCAGGCCACCGGGATGGTCGACGATCATGTGCGTTCCTGTTGGGTTCCGCGAGCCGAAACCGCCCCCTCCGGAAGGTCCAGTTGA